From a region of the Gossypium raimondii isolate GPD5lz chromosome 10, ASM2569854v1, whole genome shotgun sequence genome:
- the LOC128033896 gene encoding uncharacterized protein LOC128033896 has product MESTDSHHGIDAKDLSLVLDLVLSYKFKIPEFEKYNGTSCPEAHITMFYRQMTGYVNNDQLLIHYFQDNLVGAVSKWYNQLSRTRIGSWKDLAQAFMKQYCHVTDMNPDRITLQNMEKKPSESFRKRHKNFSDIVMNGEMIENAIRSGKIDAGESNKRSALRKKENEVNNKSAYNKGYSKSITVNQPRKVVADQQISSRKESGTKQNAEKPQFMPISMSYRELYQSLFNPHVVSLFYLKYNPCTPNGMT; this is encoded by the exons atggAAAGCACTGATAGTCATCATGGAATTGACGCTAAAGATCTAAGCTTGGTCCTAGACTTAGTACTTTCTTACAAGTTCAAAATAccagaatttgaaaagtacaacgGGACCAGTTGCCCCGAagctcacatcaccatgttttACAGACAGATGACTGGATACGTTAATAATGACCAACTACTAATACACTACTTTCAGGACAACCTGGTGGGGGCAGtatccaaatggtacaaccaatTGAGTCGTACCAGGATTGGTTCGTGGAAGGACCTagcacaagcattcatgaagCAGTATTGTCATGTAACGGATATGAATCCTGATAGAATTACTTTACAGAATATGGAGAAAAAACCTAGTGAGAGTTTTAG GAAGCGCCACAAAAATTTTTCAGATATAGTCATGAATGGAGAAATGATCGAGAATGCCATAAGAAGTGGAAAGATAGATGCAGGAGAGAGTAACAAAAGGTCAGCcttaaggaaaaaggaaaatgaggtgaacaacaaaAGTGCGTATAATAAGGGTTACTCAAAATCAATTACTGTAAATCAGCCAAGAAAAGTGGTTGCTGATCAACAAATTTCATCAAGGAAAGAATCTGGCACGAAGCAAAACGCTGAAAAGCCCCAATTTATGCCAATCTCGATGTCATATAGGGAGTTGTATCAGAGCTTATTCAATCCACATGTCGTTtctcttttttacttaaaatacaACCCctgtaccccaaatggtatgacgtAA